Sequence from the Methanosarcina siciliae T4/M genome:
GCAGGTTAAGCGGTCGATAACTGTGGCGCAGGTGAGCAATGACCGAGAGTACGATAGCTATCCCAATTCCCTGCTCGACGCCTATAACTACGACCGTCATAGCTGTTATCAGGGCGACGTTGAATTCTACAGGGCGCTGTCTGTGAAGAGCGTTCATCCCTTCGGTATCGATAAGTCGCAGTCCGATGAGGAATACCACCGATGAAAGTACGGCCGTGGGCAAATAAGCGAATGGCCAGGTGAAGAACATCAGGACTATCAGGACGATGAAGACCGTTGTGAGCTGGGTAAGCTGGGTACGCCCTCCGGCACTTCTGACCATTTCGGTTTTGGTCGGGCTGCCGTTGACTACGAAAGTGCCTGACATCCCTGCTGCTGCATTAGCAAGGCTCAATCCGATGAGATCCGAATTCTCATTGAAAGTGTCGGAAAACTTCATAGAATAAGCCCGGGACGTTGCAGCACTCTGGGCGAGGATGATAATAAAACAGGCTACTGAGATGTTAAGGAGCTTGGGGATATCAGAAAGTTGTACTTGAGGAAAAGAGATATTGGGTAAACCTCCGGGTACCGCATCGAGGATAATAATCCCGTAGGAAGAAAGATCGAACATCCAGCTTGCAGCAATTGCCCCGATGATCGCTATTAGTGCACCCGGGACTTTGCTTCCGATCCTTTCGCTAAGAACAATAATCCCGATTACAGATAATGAGACTATGAGTGTGGGAACATTTGTAAGATTCAGGTCTCTCACTAAAGATGTAAGCTGCATAAATGTTCCGTACGACCCTCCGGAAATGCCGAACATCCCGCAAGCTGTGAGATCAAGATACGGATACCTACACCGGTAAGAAATCCTATCAGGACTGTGTGAGAGAGGAAATCTGCCAGAAAACCGAGCTGCAGCAGGCCTGCAAGAAGAAGGAAGATTGCTGCGAGTAGAGCGATCATCCCGGCATGTGCAACGTATTGAGGAGATTCCGGCACTGCCATTGTTATCAATCCGCTCGCTATAATCGCCGCTGTCGCAGAATCGGCTCCAACTACAAGATGGCGGGATGAACCGAAAATGGCAAAGGCCAGCATTGGAAGCAGGATTGTGTAGATCCCGGTAACCAAGGGCATACCTGCAATCTTTGTGTACCCCATAACTTCGGGAATTGCAAACGCTGCGAATGCGATTCCGGCAGTGATTTCCAGAGGTATTTGTTTAGGGCTGGAGGGGAATGCCCCCTGGAAGAAGGGGAAGTGAAGGAATCTTTTAGGATTTTTTTCAGGTATCATATTTGCTTTAATCTCCCCATTAAAAATAATTCCGGATTTAAATTCACAAACAAGGAACCGGCTGAACCGATCTAATTTTCAACTTTCGGCTATGAGCATCTGATCATATCTTACAGGCCATATTTCTGGGTCAATTCCCAATAAACTTCTGGGTATTTTACGGAAGAAATTTTAATATTATTTGTCCGGGATATATTTTTTGATCACGTCATGAACTACACTGTTTGGAGCTAAAATTTATATTCATAGGAACAATAAATTAAATTGGTTTTGTAACGTTATCAAGTGAAACAGAATCGAAAAGGGGGAATAAAATGATAGAAATTATGCCTGATTTGCCGGAAAACGTTGTTGCCGCTATTGCAAATGGACAGGTAACGGGAGATGACTATGAAAAGGTGTTGATTCCAGCCATTGAGGATAAAATACGGACGCAAGGAAAGATTCGTATGCTCTATCAATTGGGTCCGAATTTCACGGGTTTTACCTATGATGCCATGTGGGATGACGCAAAAGTTGGAATATGGCACCTCACTGCATTTGAAAAGATCGCTGTTGTCTCGGACGCGGACTGGATAATTGACGCAGTTAAAGTATTTAAGTTTGCCATTCCCTGCCCGGTAAAAACCTTCCGGAACAAAGAGTTTGCTGAAGCAAAGGCCTGGATCATTGAATGAAAATACATGATATGAAAAGCCGCTTTTCCCAGCTAATTGCATGTCTTCTTTTGCTCGTGGTTTTAGTAGCCTAACCATGCACTATTGAGCTCTGTGCCTGGGATTGAAAATACAAACAAGTTCTAAAAATTGAAAGATTAAAAAGCATTGAAGAAAGATTAAAAAGCATTGAAAATTCTTTTGTGACGCTTGAGTCGTTCTCTTTATTTTTTCTTTATGAGGTAGGATCACATATTATCAATTTGATGAATAACCCAACTGTTTAAATTTATATTATGATTTTTTCTCTTTTATTTGTTATTTTTTTTAAACTCTTTTGCATTCATCAAATTCTATCAGTCAGGTTCTCCCTCACATCTGATAAGTTTTCTCTTTTCTCTGATAGATTTTCACTTAAATTTGATAAATTCTCTCTTTTTTCAGTTATATTCTCACTTAAATTTGATAAATTTTCTCTTTTTTCAGTTATATTCTCACTTAAATTTGATAAGTTTTCTCTTTTCTCTGATAGATTTTCACTTAAATTTTCCACTCTATTTTCGTCTTCCGATGTATTTTGAGAACAACCGGAAGCGAAAAGCATTAGTGAGACAAGCATTGCTGTAATAAGCACAGTACCAAAAAGTCTTATTTTACTAATAATCTCTCCCCCCTTTCAGTCTAAAACATAAATAGAAAAATCTGTTCCCCTCAGTCTAAAACATAAATAGAAAAATCTGTTCCCCTATGAATCATATATATGCGTTTATATAATTATTTCCTTCATAGATTTAATTTTTTTTCCAGTTCTCGAAGACTTATTTAGTTGCTATTGTTCCAGAGCATCAATAACGGTGTCACTCCGTTATTATTGTGGACGACCAGATTTATGGGAAGCAGGAAAGAAGGAGCGGGAAAGAAGAAGCAAAATAAGAAAAATAAGAAAAATAAAGCAATGAAAAGGAATATGAAAGCTTCTCTCATGACTTCAGAGTCTCTCTGTTTGCAGTCAGTTTCATGAAGAAGCTTGTAATTTACACTTCACTGCGGCGGAGGGGTTAACACCTTATCTATCTGATGAATTACCCCATTGCTGGCCATGATGTCCGCTTCTGTTATGTTTGCACCGCCAACCTGAACACCGTTTTCT
This genomic interval carries:
- a CDS encoding SpoIIAA family protein encodes the protein MIEIMPDLPENVVAAIANGQVTGDDYEKVLIPAIEDKIRTQGKIRMLYQLGPNFTGFTYDAMWDDAKVGIWHLTAFEKIAVVSDADWIIDAVKVFKFAIPCPVKTFRNKEFAEAKAWIIE